The Hymenobacter oligotrophus genome segment CTTGGTCCTGCAGGTATATCTCGCCGATTTCGCGCTGCTTGCCAAAGGGCGCGTAAATGGTCTCCATCAGGTTGTCCAGAATCAGCGCCGAGAAGCCGATGGAGTAGAGGTTGATGACGTAGAAGTGGTCTTCGGGGTCGAGCAGCTCGCGGCACAGCTTCAGCATCTCGTTTAGTTGGTCTTCGAGCTGCCACTTTTCGCCGTTCGGGCCGCGGCCGTAGGCGGGCGGGTCGAGGATCAGGCCTTGGTACTTGTTGCCGCGTTTTACTTCGCGCTGCACGTACTTAAAAGCGTCTTCCACCAGCCACCGCACGCCGTCGAGGTTGGAGGCCTCCATGTTGTCGCGGGCCCAGAAGTTCACTTGTTTTACCGAGTCGAGGTGCGTTACGTCGGCGCCGGCGGCACGGGCGGCCAGGGTAGCGCCGCCGGTATAAGCAAACATGTTCAGCACCCGCGGCTTGGCGGCGCGGCGCTTTTGGGTTTGCTCGTAGATGAACTGCCAGTTCGGGTCTTGCTCCGGAAACAGGCCCACGTGCTTAAACGACGACAGCCCTAGGCGGAAACGCAGCTTCAGGCCATCGGGCCGCTCGTAGCTGATTACCCACTGCTCGGCCATGCCGGGCTTTAGCTTCCACTGGCCGCGCTCGGTAGCGGCGTTGGCGCCTTTTTCGCGGGTGAAGGTGGCGTGGGCGCGCTGCCATTCGCTGGCGGGCAGGTGCGGGTCCCACACGGCCTGGGGCTCGGGGCGGCTCAGCACGTAGCGCCCAAAGCGCTCCAGCTTTTGAAAGTTGCCGCTGTCAATCAGCTCGTAGTCGGGCCAGGGACTGGTGGTCAGGAATGAGTACATGCGCTACCTTTGATATACCCCGCAAGCGGGCCGGCAAAGGTACGCTTCTTGATTACAAGCCGGCACCGAACAGAGTACCAACCTGTACGTGCAATCCATGAGCGAAGTCCAGCGCATCATCGACCAACTACAACGCGCCTTCGACGGCGACGCGTGGTCGGGCCCGTCGCTGCAGGCCACTTTGCTAGGTGTTTCGGCTGCCCAAGCGGCTATGCACCCGTTGCTGCAAGCGCACAGTATTTGGGAGTTGGTGCTGCACCTCACCACCTGGTCCGACACGGTGCGCCAGCGCATCGAGCAGCGCCAAAACGTACCACCCGCAGCCGCCGATTGGCCCGTTGCGCCAGCTGTCCCCAGCGAGGCTGCTTGGCAACAAGCAAACCACGAACTTTGCCTAGCGCACGAGCGGTTAGTGGCCCTGCTTCGCACATTGCCCGATGCCGACCTAGAGCAGGTGCTTGGTACGGCGCGCGACCGGGCCGATGGTTCGGGCGTTTCGATTTACGTATTGTTGCACGGCACCGCGCAGCACTACTTGTACCACGCGGGCCAAATTGCGCTGCTCCGCAAGCTTCTCTGATTTTACCTTTTCGTCATGCGTTTTCACAAATACCAAGGCACCGGCAACGACTTCGTCATGATCGACGACCGGCAGCGTACCTTTCCGGCCGCCGACAACGCCTTGGTACGTCGCCTCTGCGACCGGCGCCGCGGCATCGGGGCCGATGGCCTCATTCTGCTGCGCACCCTGCCCGAATACGACTTCGAAATGGTGTACTACAACGCCGATGGCTATGTGGGCTCGATGTGCGGAAACGGCGGCCGATGCACCGTGGCCTTCGCGCATCGCCTAGGTGTCATTCAAAGCCAGGCCAATTTCCTGGCTGCCGACGGCCCGCACGAAGCCAGCATCGACGACAACGGCACTGTGCGCCTGCGCATGATTGATGTGGCCGGCCAGCAGGACACTCCCGATGGCGTATTTCTGAATACCGGCTCGCCGCACGTCGTTCGTTTTTTGCCCAACAGCACGCTGGCCGAGTACAACGTGTACGCCGAAGGCCGCGCCGTGCGCTTTGGCGATGCATTCCGGGAACGGGGTGGCACCAACGTCAACTTCGTAGAAGCGCCCGTAATCGAGGGCCAGCCTTGGCAAGTGCGCACCTACGAGCGCGGCGTAGAGGACGAAACGTACTCGTGCGGCACCGGCGTAACGGCCGTGGCCTTGGCTGCGGCGCGGCGCGGTGCCGTAAGCCCCGTGCCGCTGCGCACCATCGGCGGCGATTTGTCGGTGTCGTTCGAGCTGCACCCCGATGGCACGTTTACCAACGTGTACCTCAACGGCCCAGCCGAGTTTGTATTCGAAGGCGATATTGCACTATAGCCGATGCTGCGCTCCGATACGGTCTATTTACGGGCCCTCGAAGCCAACGACCTAGGATTTCTTTACGATATCGAGAACGACGCAAGCGTGTGGGGCCAAGCCAGCGACACGCTCACGCCGATTTCGCGCCACAGCTTGCGGCAGTATTTGAACAATGCCGCGGCCGATTTTTACGAAGTGCGCCAGTTGCGCTTGGTGATTTGCACAAACGCCGCCGACGAGGCTGTTGGTACTGTCGATCTGTTCAACTTCGATCCGCACCATAGGCGCGCGGCCGTGGGCATCATGGTGGCGGCTACCCACCGCCGCCGCGGCTATGCCGCCGAGGCCCTGCAATTGCTGCTGAAATACGCCCGCCACACTTTGCACTTGCACCAAGTGTATTGCACGGTGGCGGCCAACAACACGGCCAGTTTGCTCTTGTTTAAGACCGCTGCATTTCGGCGGGTTGGGGTTAGGTACCAGTGGCTTGTGCACGAGAACGGGTGGCAAGACGCCGTAGAAATGCAACGATTGTTAGCGGACCACTAGGTCCGCTTTTTTTTGTCCGTGGAGTTGCCGCATAGTGCAAGCTACTCCGGCTAGCATCCTTTTTCGGGCGGCTTGCGTATGCTCCTATGCCGCGCTTGGTGAGCGGGTTGTATTCTCACCGGGCCACCCGACTTCCCCACCACGCCGTTTCGCCAAAACACTTTTTGACGCCTCTATCCGCATGTCCTTACTCGATGCCACGACCCTCGCGTCGTCTAATGCTACCGAATCCGTTGCCAACCCTAACGCTGCCCAATCGACCGACATAGCCACCACTACCAACCAGAGCGCCGAAACCAATCAACTACCCGACTTGGTGTGTTTTGCCCACTTGCATTGGGATTTTGTTTGGCAACGGCCCCAGCACCTGCTTTCGCGCTTTGCAAAGCAAACGCGCGTGTTTTACGTGGAGGAGCCCTGCACTCACTGGGAAGACCACCAGATGGAGCCTTGGCTTGAGATTAAGGACCGCGAAGAAGGCCGCCTGAAAATTGTGGTGGTGCACCTGCCCGGCAACTGCGTGGATGCCGCCGCCGACGAAGTGCAGGCCCGTATCCTGACGGAGTACTTCGAAAAGGAAAACGTTAAGGATTTTATTGCCTGGTACTACTCGCCCATGTTCCTGGCCAAGTCGCGCCAGCTGAAGCCGGCCCTCACCATCTACGACTGCATGGATGAGCTGGCCAACTTCAAAGGTGCGCACCCCGAGCTACGCAGCCGCGAGCAAGAGCTGTTTCAAAAAGCGCAACTGGTCTTTACCGGCGGCCAAAGCTTGTACGAGGCCAAAACCAAGCAGCACCACAGCGCGCACGCTTTCCCGAGCAGCATCGACAAGGCTCACTTTGGGCAGGCCCGCAACGCCGACCTAGCCGAGCCCGCCGACCAAGCTGGCATTGCACACCCACGC includes the following:
- a CDS encoding DinB family protein; amino-acid sequence: MSEVQRIIDQLQRAFDGDAWSGPSLQATLLGVSAAQAAMHPLLQAHSIWELVLHLTTWSDTVRQRIEQRQNVPPAAADWPVAPAVPSEAAWQQANHELCLAHERLVALLRTLPDADLEQVLGTARDRADGSGVSIYVLLHGTAQHYLYHAGQIALLRKLL
- a CDS encoding glycosyltransferase family 1 protein; amino-acid sequence: MSLLDATTLASSNATESVANPNAAQSTDIATTTNQSAETNQLPDLVCFAHLHWDFVWQRPQHLLSRFAKQTRVFYVEEPCTHWEDHQMEPWLEIKDREEGRLKIVVVHLPGNCVDAAADEVQARILTEYFEKENVKDFIAWYYSPMFLAKSRQLKPALTIYDCMDELANFKGAHPELRSREQELFQKAQLVFTGGQSLYEAKTKQHHSAHAFPSSIDKAHFGQARNADLAEPADQAGIAHPRVGFFGVVDERLDIELLRELAAAHPEWQFIVIGPVVKIEASVLPQGANIHYLGGKDYKQLPAYLKGWDVATLLFADNESTKFISPTKTPEYLAAGKPVVSTPIRDVVRPYGELGLVHIAADAPKFGKAIEMALDEADDAAWLQRVDDYLATISWDQTWQQMVNLMQAELRRVAAR
- a CDS encoding class I SAM-dependent methyltransferase — its product is MYSFLTTSPWPDYELIDSGNFQKLERFGRYVLSRPEPQAVWDPHLPASEWQRAHATFTREKGANAATERGQWKLKPGMAEQWVISYERPDGLKLRFRLGLSSFKHVGLFPEQDPNWQFIYEQTQKRRAAKPRVLNMFAYTGGATLAARAAGADVTHLDSVKQVNFWARDNMEASNLDGVRWLVEDAFKYVQREVKRGNKYQGLILDPPAYGRGPNGEKWQLEDQLNEMLKLCRELLDPEDHFYVINLYSIGFSALILDNLMETIYAPFGKQREIGEIYLQDQGLRKLPLGTFCRFAN
- a CDS encoding GNAT family N-acetyltransferase, which translates into the protein MLRSDTVYLRALEANDLGFLYDIENDASVWGQASDTLTPISRHSLRQYLNNAAADFYEVRQLRLVICTNAADEAVGTVDLFNFDPHHRRAAVGIMVAATHRRRGYAAEALQLLLKYARHTLHLHQVYCTVAANNTASLLLFKTAAFRRVGVRYQWLVHENGWQDAVEMQRLLADH
- the dapF gene encoding diaminopimelate epimerase is translated as MRFHKYQGTGNDFVMIDDRQRTFPAADNALVRRLCDRRRGIGADGLILLRTLPEYDFEMVYYNADGYVGSMCGNGGRCTVAFAHRLGVIQSQANFLAADGPHEASIDDNGTVRLRMIDVAGQQDTPDGVFLNTGSPHVVRFLPNSTLAEYNVYAEGRAVRFGDAFRERGGTNVNFVEAPVIEGQPWQVRTYERGVEDETYSCGTGVTAVALAAARRGAVSPVPLRTIGGDLSVSFELHPDGTFTNVYLNGPAEFVFEGDIAL